One window of Mus caroli chromosome 11, CAROLI_EIJ_v1.1, whole genome shotgun sequence genomic DNA carries:
- the C1qtnf1 gene encoding complement C1q tumor necrosis factor-related protein 1: MGSCAQGFMLGCCLLLAITWGPVLSLVPRVQEEQQEWEETEELPSPLDHVTRPEETQEKYSPRQGEDLPTSRCYRCCDPSTPVYQTIPPPQINITILKGEKGDRGDRGLQGKYGKIGSTGPRGHVGPKGQKGSIGAPGNHCKSQYAAFSVGRKKALHSMDYFQPVVFDTEFVNLYEHFNMFTGKFYCYVPGIYFFSLNVHTWNQKETYLHIMKNEEEVVILYAQVSDRSIMQSQSLMMELREEDEVWVRLFKGERENAIFSDEFDTYITFSGYLVKSASEP; this comes from the exons ATGGGCTCCTGTGCACAGGGATTCATGCTGGGATGCTGCCTGCTGCTGGCCATCACCTGGGGCCCCGTCCTGAGCCTTGTGCCACGCGTTCAGGAGGAACAACAGGAgtgggaagagacagaggagcTGCCATCTCCTCTGGATCATGTGACAAG GCCTGAAGAAACACAAGAGAAGTATAGCCCTCGCCAGGGTGAGGACCTTCCCACTTCCCGGTGCTACCGAtgctgtgaccccagcactcctGTATACCAGACAATTCCTCCACCCCAGATCAACATCACCATCCTGAAAG GCGAGAAAGGTGACCGAGGGGATCGAGGCCTCCAGGGGAAGTATGGCAAAATAGGTTCTACGGGTCCCAGGGGCCATGTTGGCCCCAAAGGGCAGAAGGGATCCATTGGAGCCCCTGGGAACCACTGCAAGAGCCAGTATGCAGCCTTCTCCGTGGGCCGGAAGAAGGCTTTGCACAGTATGGACTACTTTCAGCCTGTGGTCTTCGACACGGAGTTTGTGAACCTCTACGAACACTTCAATATGTTCACTGGGAAGTTCTACTGCTATGTGCCAGGCATCTACTTCTTCAGCCTCAACGTGCACACTTGGAACCAGAAGGAGACGTACCTGCACATCATGAAGAACGAGGAGGAGGTGGTGATCCTGTACGCGCAGGTGAGCGACCGCAGCATCATGCAGAGTCAGAGCCTGATGATGGAGCTGCGGGAGGAGGACGAGGTCTGGGTGCGTCTCTTCAAGGGCGAGCGTGAGAACGCCATTTTCAGTGACGAGTTCGACACCTACATCACCTTCAGTGGCTACCTGGTCAAGTCAGCCTCTGAGCCCTAG